The Spirosoma sp. SC4-14 DNA window GTTGGGCTGCCCGGCTTGGCCTTCGGAGGCCCGCTGCCTGTCACCCGGCAACTACCCCCATGCGGAGCGGAATATTATGCAGCTTGTAAACCACTCGCCTGATTGAAATGGCGAATGGCTGAACGGTTAACTTTGCGTTCAGCATGCCACAACTCGTAGTTCTTTTGTAAGTTGACCCAGAATTGGGCCGTGTTGCCAAACGCTTCCGACAATTTCACCGCCAACTCGGGACTGATACCAGCCCGCTCGTTGACAATAGCAGAAAGGTTAGCCCGAGCAACGCCCAGACCTTTAGCCACCTCCGTAATGGTCAGG harbors:
- a CDS encoding HigA family addiction module antitoxin, encoding MTRNLPPVHPGEILREDYIKERNLTITEVAKGLGVARANLSAIVNERAGISPELAVKLSEAFGNTAQFWVNLQKNYELWHAERKVNRSAIRHFNQASGLQAA